One genomic region from Microcystis panniformis FACHB-1757 encodes:
- the thiD gene encoding bifunctional hydroxymethylpyrimidine kinase/phosphomethylpyrimidine kinase, with product MTAIALTIAGSDSGGGAGIQADLKTFAFHRVHGTSALTCVTAQNTLGVERVESLSPEMVTAQIDAVVGDLSVSAVKTGMLFSSEIIEAVAEAIERWRLISLVVDPVMVSRVGAKLIDDRAIDSLFNSLIPLASIVTPNRYEAQLLSGIEINDFETMKAAAEIIFQKSATPVLVKGGGMKGRLRGVDIYFDGEEWETFKTRSVETNNTHGTGCTLSAAIAANLALGDDLKIAVKKAKDYVTNALEHSLAIGRGTGPVGHFYSLKALN from the coding sequence ATGACTGCCATTGCCCTCACCATCGCCGGTTCCGATAGTGGTGGCGGCGCGGGAATTCAAGCTGATTTGAAAACCTTCGCCTTCCACCGAGTTCACGGCACCAGCGCCCTTACCTGCGTTACCGCCCAAAATACCCTAGGGGTTGAGCGCGTCGAGTCCCTAAGTCCAGAAATGGTAACGGCCCAAATCGATGCCGTGGTCGGGGATCTGTCTGTGTCAGCGGTTAAGACGGGAATGCTGTTCAGCAGCGAGATTATCGAAGCAGTGGCCGAGGCGATCGAGCGCTGGCGTTTAATCAGTTTAGTGGTGGATCCGGTTATGGTTTCGCGGGTAGGAGCCAAATTAATTGATGATCGGGCTATAGATAGTCTTTTTAATAGTTTAATTCCTCTGGCTTCGATTGTTACCCCTAATCGTTACGAAGCACAGCTTTTAAGTGGCATCGAGATCAATGATTTTGAGACGATGAAAGCGGCCGCCGAAATTATTTTCCAGAAGTCGGCCACACCGGTATTAGTGAAAGGAGGAGGTATGAAAGGCCGGCTGCGTGGGGTTGATATCTACTTTGATGGGGAGGAATGGGAAACTTTTAAGACCAGAAGCGTCGAAACCAATAACACTCACGGGACTGGTTGTACCCTATCGGCAGCGATCGCTGCTAACCTCGCTTTGGGTGATGACCTGAAAATAGCGGTGAAAAAAGCCAAGGATTACGTTACTAACGCCCTTGAGCATTCCCTCGCTATCGGTCGCGGAACCGGTCCAGTGGGTCATTTTTACTCTTTAAAAGCCCTAAATTAG